Proteins from a single region of Corvus moneduloides isolate bCorMon1 chromosome 19, bCorMon1.pri, whole genome shotgun sequence:
- the FADS6 gene encoding fatty acid desaturase 6 isoform X1, with the protein MASAGRATEPGLAREMPLEDGDPARPRGRQVNGEVGGTPRLRGMGDPSLRGTTAPGGSRTEVMAEGWEWGPALGDGDVTPGGAPERAGQPEEALMTELSELVQKVVKSSSWWERHGVDISILACSFLLLPAGFLCLRSAQAIPFLVGVLTLGVVHHTLTVKGSHLASHNALTESKSWGKVWAIFFIELCSSFTVEQATYNHVKIHHGYTNVIGLGDSSTWKLPFLNRYVYMFIAPLAVPILTPLVALDLLRNVEWKAALRTLCCMFLGFYCHYWLLLHISGFQSPWSALLCMLLTRSLLAHPYIHVNIFQHIGLPMFAADRKPKRIHLMSLGVLNLPRNALLDWSFGHSLISCHVEHHLFPSLSDNMCLKIKPIVSQYLKQKKLPYNEDTYSSRLRLFLQRYEELMVHAPPITELVGIQ; encoded by the exons ATGGCCAGCGCCGGGAGAGCCACCGAGCCAGGGCTGGC CAGGGAGATGCCGCTGGAGGATGGGGACCCGGCGAGGCCGAGGGGACGGCAGGTCAACGGTGAGGTCGGCGGTACTCCCCGGCTCAGGGGGATGGGGGACCCCTCGCTCCGCGGCACGACAGCacctggtggcagcaggacagaggtgatggcagagggctgggagTGGGGGCCAGCACTGGGTGACGGGGACGTGACCCCCGGGGGAGCCCCAGAGCGAGCAGGGCAGCCCGAGGAAGCCCTGATGACCGAGCTCTCGGAGCTGGTGCAGAAGGTggtgaagagcagcagctggtgggaaCGGCACGGTGTGGACATCAGCATCCTTGcctgcagcttcctcctgctcccagcag GATTCTTGTGCCTGCGGTCAGCCCAGGCCATCCCTTTCTTGGTGGGTGTCCTCACCCTTGGCGTGGTGCATCACACCCTCACCGTCAAGGGCAGCCACCTGGCCAGCCACAATGCCTTGACTGAGTCCAAGTCCTGGGGCAAAGTGTGGGCTATCTTCTTCATTGAG ctctgctcatcTTTCACAGTTGAGCAGGCCACCTACAACCATGTGAAGATCCACCACGGCTACACCAACGTCATCGGCCTGGGGGACTCCAGCACCTGGAAACTTCCTTTCCTGAACCGCTACGTTTACATGTTCATCGCGCCTCTCGCAGTGCCCATCCTAACCCCTCTGGTTGCACTTG ATTTATTGAGGAATGTGGAGTGGAAAGCAGCTCTCCGGACCCTCTGCTGCATGTTTCTGGGGTTTTACTGCCACTACTGGCTCCTGCTCCACATCTCAGGCTTCCAGTCACCGTGGTCCGCCCTGCTCTGCATGCTGCTCACCCGCTCCCTCCTGGCCCATCCCTACATCCATGTCAACATATTCCAG CACATCGGCCTCCCCATGTTCGCGGCCGACCGCAAACCCAAGCGGATCCACCTCATGAGCCTGGGTGTCCTCAACCTGCCCCGCAACGCCCTCCTTGACTGGTCCTTCGGCCACTCGCTCATCAGCTGCCACGTGGAGCATCACCTCTTCCCCAGCCTCTCTGACAACATGTGCCTGAAG ATCAAACCCATCGTCTCCCAGTACCTGAAGCAGAAGAAGCTGCCCTACAACGAGGACACGTACAGCTCCAGGCTCCGGCTCTTCCTCCAGAGATACGAGGAGCTGATGGTCCACGCTCCCCCCATAACGGAGCTGGTGGGCATCCAGTGA
- the FADS6 gene encoding fatty acid desaturase 6 isoform X2, protein MASAGRATEPGLAEMPLEDGDPARPRGRQVNGEVGGTPRLRGMGDPSLRGTTAPGGSRTEVMAEGWEWGPALGDGDVTPGGAPERAGQPEEALMTELSELVQKVVKSSSWWERHGVDISILACSFLLLPAGFLCLRSAQAIPFLVGVLTLGVVHHTLTVKGSHLASHNALTESKSWGKVWAIFFIELCSSFTVEQATYNHVKIHHGYTNVIGLGDSSTWKLPFLNRYVYMFIAPLAVPILTPLVALDLLRNVEWKAALRTLCCMFLGFYCHYWLLLHISGFQSPWSALLCMLLTRSLLAHPYIHVNIFQHIGLPMFAADRKPKRIHLMSLGVLNLPRNALLDWSFGHSLISCHVEHHLFPSLSDNMCLKIKPIVSQYLKQKKLPYNEDTYSSRLRLFLQRYEELMVHAPPITELVGIQ, encoded by the exons ATGGCCAGCGCCGGGAGAGCCACCGAGCCAGGGCTGGC GGAGATGCCGCTGGAGGATGGGGACCCGGCGAGGCCGAGGGGACGGCAGGTCAACGGTGAGGTCGGCGGTACTCCCCGGCTCAGGGGGATGGGGGACCCCTCGCTCCGCGGCACGACAGCacctggtggcagcaggacagaggtgatggcagagggctgggagTGGGGGCCAGCACTGGGTGACGGGGACGTGACCCCCGGGGGAGCCCCAGAGCGAGCAGGGCAGCCCGAGGAAGCCCTGATGACCGAGCTCTCGGAGCTGGTGCAGAAGGTggtgaagagcagcagctggtgggaaCGGCACGGTGTGGACATCAGCATCCTTGcctgcagcttcctcctgctcccagcag GATTCTTGTGCCTGCGGTCAGCCCAGGCCATCCCTTTCTTGGTGGGTGTCCTCACCCTTGGCGTGGTGCATCACACCCTCACCGTCAAGGGCAGCCACCTGGCCAGCCACAATGCCTTGACTGAGTCCAAGTCCTGGGGCAAAGTGTGGGCTATCTTCTTCATTGAG ctctgctcatcTTTCACAGTTGAGCAGGCCACCTACAACCATGTGAAGATCCACCACGGCTACACCAACGTCATCGGCCTGGGGGACTCCAGCACCTGGAAACTTCCTTTCCTGAACCGCTACGTTTACATGTTCATCGCGCCTCTCGCAGTGCCCATCCTAACCCCTCTGGTTGCACTTG ATTTATTGAGGAATGTGGAGTGGAAAGCAGCTCTCCGGACCCTCTGCTGCATGTTTCTGGGGTTTTACTGCCACTACTGGCTCCTGCTCCACATCTCAGGCTTCCAGTCACCGTGGTCCGCCCTGCTCTGCATGCTGCTCACCCGCTCCCTCCTGGCCCATCCCTACATCCATGTCAACATATTCCAG CACATCGGCCTCCCCATGTTCGCGGCCGACCGCAAACCCAAGCGGATCCACCTCATGAGCCTGGGTGTCCTCAACCTGCCCCGCAACGCCCTCCTTGACTGGTCCTTCGGCCACTCGCTCATCAGCTGCCACGTGGAGCATCACCTCTTCCCCAGCCTCTCTGACAACATGTGCCTGAAG ATCAAACCCATCGTCTCCCAGTACCTGAAGCAGAAGAAGCTGCCCTACAACGAGGACACGTACAGCTCCAGGCTCCGGCTCTTCCTCCAGAGATACGAGGAGCTGATGGTCCACGCTCCCCCCATAACGGAGCTGGTGGGCATCCAGTGA